From a region of the Acomys russatus chromosome 4, mAcoRus1.1, whole genome shotgun sequence genome:
- the Mgme1 gene encoding mitochondrial genome maintenance exonuclease 1, giving the protein MKPLLTICRLFKSLNRFPVNPNPLESFSTSSYSCGQKKKNPYETVDQAKYSRLVQSVLSRGPTQTPESLFKEDAILYGPVSKQKAPEQGQRQARAPQNWCPLFNEERSVKPHTSVFSSPLKIPLKRNVTPSVTRILQQTMTSEQAFFLERWRQRMALELGEEGFAEYTSNMFLQGKQFHEALESILASQENLKEREEYSQSGYIKSVQHILKEISGVQALESAVQHEALQYVGLLDCVAEYQGKLCVIDWKTSEKPKPFIRNTYDNPLQVVAYMGAVNHDAHYSFQVQCGLIVVAYEDGSPAHPHFMGEELCSEYWAKWLLRLEEYTEKQKNQSIPKPD; this is encoded by the exons ATGAAGCCACTTCTGACCATCTGCAGGCTGTTTAAAAGTTTAAACAGGTTTCCTGTAAATCCAAACCCACTTGAGAGTTTCTCTACTTCCTCTTATTCGTGtggccagaagaaaaaaaacccttacGAAACAGTAGACCAAGCGAAGTACTCTCGTCTGGTACAGTCTGTCTTGTCCAGAGGCCCCACCCAGACCCCAGAGTCACTGTTCAAAGAAGATGCTATCCTCTATGGTCCTGTGAGTAAGCAGAAGGCTCCAGAGCAAGGGCAGCGGCAGGCAAGAGCTCCACAGAACTGGTGTCCTCTCTTCAATGAAGAGAGAAGTGTAAAACCACACACAAGTGTTTTTTCCAGTCCTTTGAAGATCCCTTTGAAGAGGAATGTGACACCCAGCGTGACTCGAATCCTTCAGCAGACCATGACGTCAGAGCAGGCTTTTTTTTTGGAGAGGTGGAGACAACGGATGGCTCTGGAGCTGGGAGAAGAAGGGTTTGCAGAATATACTTCAA atatgttTTTACAAGGCAAACAGTTCCATGAGGCTTTGGAAAGCATACTTGCATCCCAGGAGaacttaaaagagagagaagaatactCCCAGTCTGGCTACATCAAAAGTGTCCAGCATATTTTGAAAGAGATCAGTGGTGTGCAAGCTCTGGAGAGCGCTGTCCAGCATGAAGCCTTGCAGTATGTCGGGCTGCTGGACTGTGTGGCTGAGTACCA GGGCAAGCTGTGTGTGATTGACTGGAAGACATCAGAAAAACCAAAGCCTTTTATTCGAAATACATACGACAACCCACTGCAGGTTGTGGCGTACATGGGTGCCGTAAACCATGATGCCCACTACAGTTTtcag GTTCAGTGTGGCTTAATTGTGGTGGCCTATGAAGATGGGTCCCCTGCCCACCCTCACTTCATGGGTGAAGAGCTCTGCTCTGAGTACTGGGCCAAGTGGCTTCTTCGACTAGAAGAatatacagaaaagcaaaagaaccaGAGTATCCCGAAGCCAGACTAG